The Bordetella sp. FB-8 genome includes a window with the following:
- the nuoE gene encoding NADH-quinone oxidoreductase subunit NuoE: MLLSAQAYQKIDRELAKFPADQRQSAIMAALAIAQDEKGWLSPDILEDVAKYIGVEPIAVQEVATFYNMFNVAPVGRHKISVCTNLPCALRSGERAGDYLKRKLGIDYRETTADGQFTLIEGECMGACGDSPVLLVNNKHMCVQMTDEKIDALVDTLKKGEAA; the protein is encoded by the coding sequence ATGCTGCTTTCCGCACAGGCCTACCAGAAAATCGATCGGGAACTTGCCAAGTTCCCGGCCGACCAGCGGCAGTCCGCCATCATGGCCGCGCTTGCCATCGCGCAAGACGAAAAAGGCTGGCTGTCTCCCGACATCCTCGAAGATGTGGCGAAGTACATCGGCGTGGAGCCGATCGCCGTGCAGGAAGTCGCCACTTTCTACAACATGTTCAACGTCGCCCCGGTGGGCAGGCACAAGATCTCGGTCTGCACCAACTTGCCCTGCGCGCTGCGCTCGGGCGAGCGCGCTGGCGACTATCTCAAGCGCAAGCTGGGAATCGACTATCGCGAAACCACCGCCGACGGCCAGTTCACCCTGATCGAGGGTGAATGCATGGGTGCCTGCGGCGACTCGCCGGTGCTGCTGGTCAACAACAAGCATATGTGCGTGCAGATGACTGACGAAAAGATCGACGCGCTGGTCGACACGCTGAAGAAAGGGGAGGCCGCATGA